In one window of Miscanthus floridulus cultivar M001 chromosome 12, ASM1932011v1, whole genome shotgun sequence DNA:
- the LOC136497848 gene encoding large ribosomal subunit protein eL27x-like, protein MVKFLKPGKAVILLQGRFAGRKAVIVRVFEEGTRDRPYGHCLVAGLAKYPKKVIRKDSAKKTAKKSRVKCFIKLVNFTHLMPTRYTLDVDFKDVASGGPDALSTRDKKVEACKTAKYRLEERFKSGKNRWFFTKLRF, encoded by the coding sequence ATGGTGAAGTTCCTCAAGCCCGGCAAGGCCGTGATCCTCCTCCAGGGCCGGTTCGCCGGCCGGAAGGCGGTGATCGTGCGCGTGTTCGAGGAGGGCACCCGCGACCGCCCCTACGGGCACTGCCTCGTCGCCGGCCTCGCCAAGTACCCCAAGAAGGTGATCCGCAAGGACTCCGCCAAGAAGACGGCCAAGAAGTCCCGCGTCAAGTGCTTCATCAAGCTCGTCAACTTCACCCACCTCATGCCCACCCGCTACACCCTCGACGTCGACTTCAAGGACGTCGCCTCGGGCGGGCCCGACGCGCTCTCCACCCGGGACAAGAAGGTCGAGGCCTGCAAGACCGCCAAGTACCGCCTCGAGGAGAGGTTCAAGAGCGGCAAGAACAGGTGGTTCTTTACCAAGCTCCGCTTCTAG